The following coding sequences are from one Rutidosis leptorrhynchoides isolate AG116_Rl617_1_P2 chromosome 11, CSIRO_AGI_Rlap_v1, whole genome shotgun sequence window:
- the LOC139874465 gene encoding gamma-interferon-responsive lysosomal thiol protein-like has protein sequence MESHHCNIFRSYVLVLLLIVFLGSKFSLSFSGSLLSLNEEKVRLTLYYEALCPGCEDFVVNDMYKIFENGLISIVDLKLSPYGNANIGPNGTIICQHGEWECKLNTVEACAIYAWPTVSDHFPFIHCVESLNFEDKYTEWETCFKKLNLDPKPVTDCYTSGIGHKLELQYADEIKALEPPHMYVPWVVVDGQPLYEEYEDFMSFICKAYKGSNVPQACHGLTDPIIAHKDNAKPFNHLVCFNEEDKVKLSHLEIVSKAIASWMDHVSW, from the exons ATGGAGTCTCACCATTGCAACATTTTCCGATCATATGTTTTAGTACTTCTTTTGATCGTTTTCTTAGGTTCAAAATTTTCGTTATCGTTTTCAGGATCGTTATTGTCTTTGAACGAAGAAAAAGTGCGGTTGACGTTATACTATGAAgcgttgtgtcctggttgtgaagaTTTCGTTGTTAATGATATGTACAAGATATTTGAAAACGGTTTGATTTCGATTGTTGATCTCAAACTAAGTCCCTATGGGAATGCTAATATCGGTCCCAATGGCACCATCATTTGTCAG CATGGTGAATGGGAATGTAAGCTTAATACTGTTGAAGCTTGTGCAATTTATGCCTGGCCTACTGTG AGTGACCATTTTCCATTTATTCACTGTGTGGAAAGTTTAAACTTTGAAGACAAGTACACTGAATGGGAAACTTGTTTTAAGAAGTTAAATTTGGATCCGAAACCTGTTACTGATTGTTACACTAGTGGTATTGGACATAAG CTCGAGCTACAATACGCTGATGAAATAAAGGCTCTTGAGCCTCCTCATATGTATGTGCCATGGGTCGTCGTTGATGGTCAACCACTTTACGAA GAGTATGAAGATTTCATGAGTTTCATTTGTAAAGCATATAAAGGGTCAAATGTGCCCCAGGCTTGCCATGGTTTGACCGACCCCATAATCGCACACAAGGACAATGCAAAGCCTTTTAATCATCTAGTATGCTTCAATGAAGAAGATAAAGTGAAGTTATCGCATTTAGAAATCGTCTCAAAAGCAATAGCTTCTTGGATGGATCATGTTTCATGGTAG
- the LOC139877127 gene encoding gamma-interferon-responsive lysosomal thiol protein-like, whose protein sequence is MKSYRQSNILLLLIVAVAVAGDLLPSSDSSPVESPLAVAAGEKVELSLYYEALCPYCENFILNYLYKIFDNGLISIVDLKLSPYGNAKIDSNGTIVCQHGEWECILNTVEACAIHAWPDVNDHFPFVYCVEKLTNEGKYAEWETCFQKLSLDPKPVTDCYNSGFGHELNLQYADEIKVLEPPHTYVPWVVVDGQPIYDDYTDFVSFVCKAYKGTDVPDACIGVSHPIVTSKYDSKSLNHVCYKEDHKKKSKRTLSKIISATSASWLPF, encoded by the exons ATGAAGTCTTATCGCCAATCAAATATTCTACTATTATTAATCGTGGCCGTCGCCGTTGCCGGCGATCTCTTACCGTCGTCAGATTCGTCACCGGTCGAGTCGCCACTCGCCGTCGCTGCCGGAGAAAAAGTAGAGTTGTCACTATACTACGAAGCTTTGTGTCCGTACTGTGAGAAttttatacttaattatttatataaaatatttgataacgGATTGATTTCAATCGTTGATCTCAAGCTTAGTCCGTACGGAAATGCTAAAATTGATTCTAATGGCACTATCGTTTGTCAG CATGGTGAATGGGAATGTATACTTAATACTGTAGAGGCTTGTGCAATTCATGCCTGGCCCGACGTG AATGACCACTTCCCCTTTGTGTATTGCGTTGAAAAGTTGACTAATGAAGGAAAATATGCCGAGTGGGAAACTTGTTTTCAGAAGTTAAGTTTGGACCCAAAGCCTGTCACCGATTGTTACAATAGTGGTTTTGGACATGAG CTTAATCTTCAATATGCAGATGAAATAAAGGTTCTTGAACCCCCTCACACTTATGTGCCATGGGTCGTTGTGGATGGACAACCAATTTATGAT GATTACACGGATTTCGTAAGCTTTGTTTGCAAAGCTTATAAAGGCACTGATGTGCCCGATGCTTGCATTGGTGTGTCTCACCCGATTGTCACGTCAAAGTATGATTCAAAATCTTTGAATCATGTTTGCTACAAAGAAGACCATAAGAAGAAGTCAAAACGGACACTTTCAAAAATCATCTCAGCAACATCAGCTTCTTGGTTGCCTTTTTAG